Genomic DNA from Corylus avellana chromosome ca4, CavTom2PMs-1.0:
tcttttgcttgGCTTTAATTTTCATCGATGAATTGACAGAAGCACTCCTCCGTAGTGGAATTATGTGCCTTGTGATTAACCACTAGGCTAAACCCTGGTATATTGgcttttttcatatatatatatataaagtccaATGAAGGTCGTAACTTTATTATAGGGTCAAACATAAAGTTAGAAAGAGAGATGGGATAAACTGTGAATCTTCTTTTTCCTGAGCAACGTAGTACTGTTTTATACAGTAGAAATCATGCACTGCCACTTTACATGAATGATCACTACCACATTTGGCATTTCAGTACTACTTGTGCTCGGCAAGTGATCTCACTAGATCTAGATCATGGTAAATGAGTGATCATTTCGATTTCTTCTATTATAATTTGGAACTGTTTCTTCCCAACAAATGAGGACATTAATTGCACTGGAGTGCTTAATTTTGCTTCTTGTACAACCTTGCTAGCATCATGATGAATATCTTGTTTGCAAGTTGCAAGCCTCTCGAGATGCCGGCTGGATTTATGTGTACAAAGAGTGGTATTAGGGATACCataatttttatcataaaattatttataaactgACGTAAGAattcataattgataaaataattaaaaagtaagtcaaatttttgcttaattatttcattaattatggTCTAACgttacatcaatttgtaaataacTTTATAGTAGAACACTGTTGTAAAATcatttcacccaaaaaaaaaggcctaaaaCCGACAAACGAGCATAAATTATTTCAAAGTTTTGGTAGCGAAGTTCAGTGGCATGAGCAAGTGCTAGAATCCAATGCATGTGCCAAACATTATGAAAACTCCGTATGAAATTTTGGATGCATGAGAGGCAAGGTAAAGCCTATGACTAGGGTGCATGTGACAAATGTAATATATCAACTATGAAGGCTTAATGCTTGTGATAACCCTACAGTGTTTAAGGATGCAAGAGGAGTTATCTCAAAAATGATAATctgcatatataaattaaggtCAGAAGCAGCATTTCATGGTGGAAGAATGTCTAGCTATCTAGAAGTTGGATCTGGGATAATATTTTCCCATTGAAATAATTAGCCAAAACCAAAAAGTCAAGCTAGCTGCTCATCACTTGTTGGTGCATCTGAAGTACTTAATTCACCACGTAATCATTGCATCATTTTTGCTAATCACTATCATCAACTTATCTTCATCTACATTGTCATAATCAATATGTTATGCCATTGCaatcaacatatatatgataGATAGATATATAATTAAGCTTGCTTATACTTGCTGTAATGAAtgattattttcatttattgtaACGAATTAAACTTTATTATGTTTTGGATGACCTCTTCATATCCTCTTGAAGCAATTCATgcactatatataatatatggaaTGTTAAACAAGTTCATGAGGGTCTTCGACCGACCCTTAATTAACTTTTAGGGTAAATTCACTCTTTGTCCTTCCAAAGTAATAGTTAATTTGTATTTATACTCATCAATTATGATTCACTGTAACTCGTTCTCATCacctatataatttatttataagtaacacCTTGAGTTCTGTTAGTTGTGACGAAACCGTTATAGTTGTTGCAGAGGCATAGGGTTAATCAGACTTTGCCTCATAATTAATACCCGATTTACATTTATACCCATAGACTATATCACCCGGATCCGGAGCATTTTCAATCCACATTTAACAGTCAAATGTAACTTAAGGTGTTACGTAGAATAAATTAGTAGTAGTTTAAGAATACAAGTTGCAGTAAATCATAATTCATGGGTGTAAATACAAATGAGCTGATAATTTGAGGAGCAACCACTaattaatataacttttaagacAACCACAACTTTCAAAACTAAAACGACAAGAGTAAAGTATTGTatgtaatttaataattaatacttTTCGAATGGTCTACAGAGGAGAGGAAGAACAGTGTTACtaggagaaaaaaatgaagatattaTTGCAGTCATTCTACAGCTGGTTACAATAACCATGCCCCAGAGGAAGTACCTAGTACTATCAATTTTTCCCCCCCTTTGACAAGTTATAGACAGCCTCATTTTATGTTGGAGAAAAGGGTGATCACAGCAgatcccatctctctctctctctttctctctctttctctctctttactATACAAGAAGCGCTTAGGGGTTCTTGGGGgttaggagagagaaaaagacaaTATAATGGTGGCTTCATGATAATTATGGCATGTGAGAGAGGAGTAATATTGAGTGTGAATTAGCACTCCAACACTTGGGAATTTCATCTCTTCCTTCAacgccaacaaaaaaaaaaaaaaaaaactcacaagcTGCAGCAATCATCATGTCCTCTCGCCTCTTCACTTCATCATTAGTCCCTCACTTTCATCATCATCAGCAGCACCACCTCATCCTTTACTACCCACCCAGCTCACCAAACCCACCATCATCCTGCTCGAAGATCAGACctagaagaaagagaaagaagaaaagagagggtTAGAAGATGAAGATGGCCGGTTCactcaagaagaagaagcccTAGTCTGTTTTGAATGAAGGGTCTTCTAGGCTTCGATGCtactttcttctcttctctcggGGAATTGAAGCGTTATGGTCCGATTGTTTACAAATCCAGAGTACAATTAATTGTTTAAGAGCTATTATCCTTATGtggtttaatttcttttgtttttttccatcTTATATATTACGCATGTGATGTGAGATTTTCAGGTAGATAATTAATATTGTTTACTATGTTTGAAGCTGTGTTTAATTATGCAAATTTCAGAAAACTGTTTGACGTAGATCTGGATTTCTATATGTATGTATGGTAATAAATGTTGTTCAAGCTGAGATTATGATGAACAGTTTAATTGTGTGATGCATATTTGATTTCTCTGCTACGTAACCAGATCCATCAATTACTCTGCTACTTTCCTTCAGTTAGGGTTCATTATTCTTTTGGGTTTGACTCCTCtagatcctatatatatatatatatatatatatatatatgttgatgatgatgatgatagcGCCGGCTGTTACTTCTACCCATGTCAGCAAGAACAATGATAATGGTAATTATGATAATATGCATGTGAGTAATTACTCAGATGATCTTCTTGAAACCTCTTCCAGCTCAGCCCCTTGTGTGAGCAGATAGAATTTTTATGATTCTGGTGCATATTTCCACATGTCAAATTTACGTACACATTATTTTTCTGAACATCTGAAATTCTAATTCTATATCCTTAACAGGTTGCACAAGAGAATAATTCGTGGTAATTAAGGTGGTTGGacttgatcctttttttttttttggttttgctaTTGCTTTTAGGACACTTTTGAGTTCTGACTGGACGGAATTTGGTTTTCTCGAGGGACATGAAATTAACTATagtcctttctttcttcttcgtgCATGCTGCTTAATTAATGCACCTCAATCTAGTGATCTATTTTCTCTATCGTCGATCTACAATTAAAATTCATTCTTAAAGTTCCTTAGGGTTGCAGCTTCACAAACAGTACTGTCTGTGGAGTAATTAGTTGCTTCCTGGACTCCAACAATCACCACATCCTTGGAGAAGATGCAATGATTAAGCACCAAGAGAATTTTCCTAATGAATTTAGATGCATTTTTGTTATGTTTACTACAGTTTTGATCTCTGGTTTTAGTCAAATACATATGCAGTACTCGAGGTTCTCACACAAAATATCTACAATGATGCACATTTGTATATACGTGCACGTACATAAAATGTGAGACGATAGAGATTATATATGTACTTAACTGTGCATATACTTGTCAAGCTGTTGTCAGTTCAATGAACATTCCCATGgcaaaatatcaaatattccaaaccatatatatatatatatatatatatatatatatgtgtgtgtgtgtgtgtgtgtgtttctaaAATTTGTGTTAGAAAGATTGACACCTTAGTAAATCTTCTAGCTAACGAAGTTATAATATAACATGTTAATTATAATACTGTCAAATTCAAAAGTGCTTATGAGTTTGGGccgaatttattattattattttttttaattaatacttgTGCTATATCTCTAATATGTgacttaatcttttttttatacTGGAATGTTTATACTTAAACAAATTATATTTGAAGATCTTCACCTACATATTCAATTAATGATGAAAGCATTAACCCACTTGGATCAAGCTCTCCCCACATATGCCGATCAGAAAAATTAGCGTACGTGCACACATGTagaatttttgtttccttataaTTGAAacaattatattaattaatttctttaataCTGCACGTCTGCACTCCAAATTGCAAGCTCATGTTCGTGATGCCCcatctattatatatttttatttttaatttttggccATTTGACTCCCAAATTGGATACTATATAGAACATTAGCATTATCATCGATCTGCCTTACATAATGTTCCTCTATTTTTCTTAACtagcttgtattttttttttcttttgcaaccCCAAGTAATCCTCCATTCTGAATGCATATTGAGCTTgtgaaattctctctctctctctctctctctctctctctctcgccaaGAGGCATCTTGTTGAATTGAATTATGGAGGAGGGAGCTTATCAAATTCGAACTAAACTTTCCTCATTAGAACATGCACGAAAAAAGGGCGTTTTGTACAAGGTTTTCTTCATAGGGCTGAAATTGTTTTTGTATAACATATACATCTTTATGATTCCCGACGAGCACAGTAGTATAGTTGTGTCTATATGTTGAATACAACAGAGGACCACATTAATAAGGTTGTACTACGTGTCTCGTATCATGATATCAACAAAGAGCGACAATGGAAAATTATATCCCTTCTATATTCTGGCTGTCAGTAAATGATGAagaaaacaatcaccaaacTTGGGAGTACTGACAGGGGAAAACAACTAGAATGGCCTGCTTCGTTTTTTTCCCTATATAAATAAGGGAAAAGGAGGGGAGATGCTTGTCCCCTCTATTAACTCTTCCACACtcagaagatttttttttttttttttttgaaaatactaATAGCCCCTTTTTCCGAAAAAAATGTTTCCAACTTCCACACTTATTGTAGATCAAACGTTAGAGCatcaatatatttattaaattattatttatccaaaaagtttaagttcaataagaagtgatgtatttaattattatttcgAACACTCCATCTCACGTGTGTGCTCAAACTCTCTCTTAATAGATGAAGCTCagtacgtaaaatatttaattaaaatgagaaattaatgatagaaataatatttaaactatctgataccatattaaattattaattatctaaaaagtttaagttgataaaaatagATTAATTTAAcaacatttaatttatattctaacaacatCCAAttcttcaaaatgttttttttttcttcaaatcataGCTAATCGCATCCTAAAATGCATTTGCGTCCGgttctttatcatttttcatttttgataaaatgttgcagtagttcttcatatatatatatatatatatagagagagagagagagagagagagaggaaaaaccACTATAGCATTCTTCGGTGGAATTTAATGGATATTTGAATGAGAATGaacattcttttaaaaaatgagaaaaagtgGAATGTAGATTCTAGAGTGTTTGAAGAATAAGAATGgatattttaattcaatggaGAATGGGAAGAGAGAATGTGATTTGGAGTGCTTTTCAAAAGTAAGtccttaaaatataaaaagtcgaatttttcttcaaaatttgaaaaataaataaataaaagtggatgctaatattCTTAGACCTCCTTTctttttacaaagaaaagaaataccATTAAACTACAACGTAATGGATTCTTCCATTCTAAAATTTGTCTTGCCCGAAAaacgttttgttttgttttttattcttcttcttttactgGGTTTGTCTACCCCAGAAGTCCAATGGGCATTACAAATGTCATTTACGGTGTTGAAGTGCACAGAATCTGGCCGAGCCCAGCCCATGGCTGCCCCTGATTTCTGGCTTTTCAACCTTTATGTTGCTTCAGGTAGTCTAAAGCCCATTTCTATGATTTtgagatagttttttttttttttattctgcaCAAAAACCGCCTTGATCCTGCTGCCTCCGCCACTTCTATTAACGTTCTCCGCCCCGTGAGTGCATATTCACTCAGGTGCACGTGTCGCAGTCTCCGTCATTCTATTTTTTCTTATccaattaagaaaaattaagagATGAGACTTATAAAGGAGAATCATTGCCACTTTTAATGCaaataaataagagagaaaaaagaaaaaaagaaaaaaggaaaatgtttataaacacaaAGCGAGAAGTGTCCAATTAGTAATGTGTACAACAAAGTTGGCATTATGAGATAATATGCTGATTAGTGGTAAAGAATTAGTCTTgaaatattgaataatatttgaaagaaaaaggtcGAGAAGTTTAGTGAAAAAACTAATATGATACAAAAGGGAAAACATGAAATAGTTTAGTTTTTTGGaattataaaaatcatatgtattttgtaattgaataataaatgagtctatttaattgtttttcccGCATCACAATCCTACGATATAAAAGTAGAGAGCTGCTAAAATGAGCATTTTCCATAAAAAGTATATTTGACTTGCCTTGAAAAAATGAACTGCGGGGCTGTCAACTAATCCAACGTCCCTTATTCAATCTGATCAGGTCCATCCAGACAATCTAGATGAAGTCCGCACTTTGATATTCCGCAGCAACAGTGCGGCCCTCGAGTCCTCCCTGTTCTCTTTTCtgcccaaaaccaaaaccataaCCAGATTCTCGCTTTCTAACCGTGTTTGCGAGTCAGCATATTCTTTGCtctcaaaattatttccattttctcggaaaaagaaaaaaagagggcAATCTTTCGATTCCAGCGAGCTAGTGTTTGCAGTGAGATTAGGGTTTTTGTCGTTTGCTCAAAGGCAGGGATGCTTCGTGTACTATTTCATTGCATGTGTTGTTGGAGCCAGATTAGTTAATTGATTATCTAGGGTTTCGGTTTTGCAATATGGCCGAAGCTTCGGGACGAGTCACCATTACTCTCGGGCGTAGTGGCCAGGtatctagggttttttttttttttttttcagtttaattttattaacaccaaaagttgtttttctttaatttgttgtttgaagttttacttgaatatttttgttattttgtgtttcGAAATTTTAGTTGAATGGAGAAATTCTTGCTTCTGTCTGTTTGGTTTcggagaaaatgaagaaaaaaagtgacctatatatctttattttcgttttttattttttattttcaaatctaTTGGGAAACAAAAGCAACGTAAAGCAGAGGAAATTACTTGTACTTTCACTAACTGTACCCATCGTTATACAGGTAGTAAAGAGGTCTGGTCAAGTATCAGATGCTGATTCTCGGCCTGTGGCTGGGACTAAGCGGTCCGTAAGAGATAGATTAGGAAGTAATGTAGATAGTTCAGTGTTACATGGCAACAAACTCGACAACAAACGGTGCGTCTTGCtttcctttttatctttctGTTGTGGTGACCCTCTTTTCTGCTAATTTTCTGTTTCCTCTTGGATTATTGTACTGTTTGGAACTTTCAGCAAGCACACAATTCGTTTGGGCACTTATGCATTGTATCACTGCatcactataatcgtgtcttTGATGTATAAGCTTTGTGTGCAAATGGTGTTTTCAACCTTCTtcgcaaaattaaatttcttggATAAGAGCTTATGTCTATTAATTTCCATTTGCAGACAAAGAGGAGATATTAGGATGCTGGATTTGAGTGCTAATGGTTTAAATGGTAGTAAGTTTACTTTGAAGCAATCTCATTGCATTTCTGTTGTTCTGTACTAGTTTTCCAATTACTAATGTCccttccattaaaaaaaaaaaaaaaagatgtgcaCATTGGTAGAGATGACCTCCGATTTAAACTCATGCAAAAAAATGCATCTAGACGAGCTCAGAGCGATGGTGATCAGAAGCGTGTTGACCTACGTGAGAAGTTGTCAAAGTCTGTTCGGCCCCCAGTAACTAATGTTGATTCAAGGCATAGCCTGCTGGAACCGAAGGACACAGGTTTCTTGGGCCGAATTCCTTCTACAAGAAGTGTGGATGATTTGCCTGTGATGAGCTCAATGAGAGGTTCTTATTCTACGTGGACTTTGGATCATTTGAGACGAAGATCACCTGATAGAGCTCGAGGTATAGGTACTTCTAGGGGTCTCTCCCCACCCAGGAACATGGAAGAACTACAAAGAAGGCCATTGAACAGGACACATGATGATGTAAGATCGGTTCCATATATGAGAAAAGATGTTTTTGATACTTCAGGACCTATGAGTACTGCAACTTTTGTGGCCAAACATGCACCTCCCGCACCTGCCAAGCCACTGCCCCCTCTTGGACAACTACCTCCACCAACTGGAATTGTACAAAAAATTCCATACGCGGTACTGCTACTTATTTTAGCTGCTTCTGGATCATGGAGTGTTATGTGTCTGATCTTTAGCAACTTTCATGCATGTTCTGAACGTTGTTATTGGTGGGTTATTATGTAGGGTGATGAGCAGCAAACTGTTGATGGCTTGTTACAGTCACTGGGATTGGGAAAGTATGCTATTCTCTTCAAGGCTGAGGAAGTATGTTATTTGATCTTTGTTCACTTAATTTGTTAAATATCTCAAATCCTTTTAATGTCCTGAATCATGGATAAGaactctttaaaattttgtaagaTCTATGGTGTTAcctatgaaaaagaaaaggatttgGTTGTTGCACTAGATGTCCATGTAAATATCACGCCTTAGTTTGTACTCTCCAGCTAGCAAATTATACTGAATGTTTTAAATATTGTTAGATATTGTGAAGTGATTGCGCATTGTGTTTGTCTACAGTATTTATTatggtatattttttttttttttaattaatttccatcAATGGGTTTCCAACAGTATGCAGGATTTTGTCTATTCTCTGTATGTTTTTGAGTGCCTCCAGCATCTAATAAATCCTTGATTTTCAAAGCCTGACATTATTGGTGGACTAGAATAACGGATTCAATAACCCAAGGCTTTCTTTATGTTGACTTGGCCTCTACAGGCACTTATCCAACTATTGTGTATATTATCTCAAATTGTATAATCAGTAATTCTGTTCTTTTTGAATAAAAGGTTAGATGGTTTAGGTTTGGTTCGCAGCTAGTCAATTCTAAATGCTTGTActcatattaatttgtttatccTGATTATGGTGTTTGGTTTCAGTCGCATGTTACTTAAATCCCCCAGCTACACACCCATATGCATAATTCCAAATGGAGTAACAGAGTTACTATAGTGGTCACTAAAAGAATTGAATCTTTTATACTACAAAATGTAATCAAAGCTAAAGGTATGCgttattttttcacatttcatTTGCTAAAAACGTAAATTGCAGCTAAGTTAGGGGGAACAAATCTAGCAGACATACTCTTTCCTGTTTGTCTATTATAGAGAAACTGTTCAATTGTAGATTGCTGTGATGAGGTAATTGAGACACGGACTTTCTTTTAACAATCTTATGttgatgtttattttttcaaaataaaactgtAAAGTCACacaattgtatcaaattgtttTGAGACGCATCCAGTATGCATCACTGTTGCATGGAAATGCTTCTGAATGAGATGAAAGGTTATTTACCTAGACCTCTGAAATGTATATCTGCATCTCTAAGTTTTTTTATATGCTGTATATTAATCTGTCTATGGAGATGAGATTAATGGTTCTTTGACTTATGAGTACTGTAGCCTGCAACCATAGTTTGATCTGAAATTGGTAATTTCTATTGGATTTGGAAATGAGTAATTAGaactttaaatgttttttggGTTCTAAAATATTATGATTTGAACAAGATAGTTGTTTACTAGCTTCTTTTTTATTCATCTGATACTGATACTGATAAAGTTGACTTCATAATATTCAGGTGGATATGGCTGCATTGAAGCAGATGGGAGAAAATGACTTGAAAGAACTGGGGATCCCTATggtacttttcttttctttctttgctttttgATAATTATTTAACTTAGGGAAACTACACTTACCCGCCCCAAAAATTGCAACGTTCCCAAACTTTGACCCCCCAAAGCTACTAGCCCCTCAGTTAGGTTTTTGGTTAAATCAGACGGAAAATAGACACGTGACCtgaaaatgacaataatacccCTGCattagattaaaaaagaaaacgtCGTGGAGACCCACGGCCAGCCATGGGTCTCCTTGAAAGTGGAGACCCAACCATGGTTCTCCATGGAGGAGACAAGACCCACAGTGGCTGGCTGTGGGTTGGTAACTACagagaattattttttattttttatttaagggtaTATTTGTATATTTATGCATTTCACTTCGGGTATAATGGACATTTCAAGCATTTGTCACCcaaattaacagaaaatcctaatggtGGGGGACTAAGTGAAAGGGGTTAGTAGTTTGGGtgactttttaaagtttgagggaCAATGCAATTTGGCTGTCAGTTTGAGGGGGGTAATTGTAGTTTCCACTTTAACTTATGTTTCATATGTATGTAGTTAAACATCAACCTGTAATTCTCTGCTTTGCAGATA
This window encodes:
- the LOC132179031 gene encoding uncharacterized protein LOC132179031 isoform X1, with the protein product MAEASGRVTITLGRSGQVVKRSGQVSDADSRPVAGTKRSVRDRLGSNVDSSVLHGNKLDNKRQRGDIRMLDLSANGLNGNVHIGRDDLRFKLMQKNASRRAQSDGDQKRVDLREKLSKSVRPPVTNVDSRHSLLEPKDTGFLGRIPSTRSVDDLPVMSSMRGSYSTWTLDHLRRRSPDRARGIGTSRGLSPPRNMEELQRRPLNRTHDDVRSVPYMRKDVFDTSGPMSTATFVAKHAPPAPAKPLPPLGQLPPPTGIVQKIPYAGDEQQTVDGLLQSLGLGKYAILFKAEEVDMAALKQMGENDLKELGIPMGPRKKIILALMPRSKRQP
- the LOC132179031 gene encoding uncharacterized protein LOC132179031 isoform X2; protein product: MAEASGRVTITLGRSGQVVKRSGQVSDADSRPVAGTKRSVRDRLGSNVDSSVLHGNKLDNKRQRGDIRMLDLSANGLNDVHIGRDDLRFKLMQKNASRRAQSDGDQKRVDLREKLSKSVRPPVTNVDSRHSLLEPKDTGFLGRIPSTRSVDDLPVMSSMRGSYSTWTLDHLRRRSPDRARGIGTSRGLSPPRNMEELQRRPLNRTHDDVRSVPYMRKDVFDTSGPMSTATFVAKHAPPAPAKPLPPLGQLPPPTGIVQKIPYAGDEQQTVDGLLQSLGLGKYAILFKAEEVDMAALKQMGENDLKELGIPMGPRKKIILALMPRSKRQP